A genomic region of Mitsuaria sp. 7 contains the following coding sequences:
- the glk gene encoding glucokinase — MQAEQGVQGGDAAGYPWLVADIGGSNARFAWVDGPGKAVDHVRKLPVSHYESLRAAAEAYLKELAGLGVTARPRRASLALATAINSDRIELTNSHWTFSRSQLQADLGLDELRLLNDFEALALSLPGLRADQVSAVPGPALSTPRGTLAVIGPGTGLGVGGVIETSGGWVALPGEGGHMTLAPTNDYESELLAAARKEFSHVSAERFLSGIGLPTLHAAVAAVAGQASTRRLTAEQIVEGSLSGDAICVKTMDQFCAFLGSFAGSVTLALGARGGVYIGGGIVPRLGERFFQSSFRARFEDKGRFAPYLASVPCVLITDTLTALAGAAFALEQSVR, encoded by the coding sequence GTGCAAGCAGAACAGGGTGTGCAGGGTGGGGATGCCGCGGGTTATCCGTGGCTGGTGGCGGACATCGGCGGCAGCAACGCCCGCTTCGCCTGGGTCGATGGTCCCGGCAAGGCCGTGGACCACGTGCGCAAGCTGCCGGTCTCCCACTACGAGTCGCTGCGGGCCGCGGCCGAGGCCTATCTGAAGGAGCTCGCCGGCCTGGGCGTGACGGCGCGGCCCAGGCGCGCCTCGCTGGCGCTGGCCACGGCGATCAACAGCGACCGCATCGAGCTGACCAACAGCCACTGGACCTTCTCGCGCAGCCAGTTGCAGGCCGACCTGGGTCTGGACGAGCTGCGCTTGCTGAACGACTTCGAAGCGCTGGCGCTGTCGCTGCCGGGCCTGCGCGCGGACCAGGTGTCGGCCGTGCCGGGACCTGCGCTGTCCACGCCGCGCGGCACGCTCGCGGTGATCGGCCCGGGCACGGGCCTGGGCGTCGGCGGCGTGATCGAGACCTCGGGCGGCTGGGTCGCGCTGCCGGGCGAGGGCGGTCACATGACGCTGGCGCCGACCAACGACTACGAGAGTGAACTGCTGGCCGCCGCGCGCAAGGAGTTCTCCCATGTCTCCGCCGAGCGCTTCCTGTCCGGCATCGGTCTGCCGACGCTGCATGCGGCGGTGGCGGCCGTGGCCGGTCAGGCGTCGACGCGGCGCCTGACGGCCGAGCAGATCGTCGAGGGCTCGTTGTCCGGCGACGCCATCTGCGTCAAGACGATGGACCAGTTCTGCGCCTTCCTCGGCAGCTTCGCCGGCAGCGTCACGCTGGCGCTGGGTGCGCGGGGCGGCGTCTACATCGGCGGCGGCATCGTGCCCCGCCTGGGCGAGCGCTTCTTCCAGTCGTCCTTCCGGGCGCGCTTCGAGGACAAGGGCCGCTTCGCGCCCTACCTGGCCTCGGTGCCCTGCGTCCTGATCACCGACACGCTGACCGCCCTGGCGGGCGCGGCCTTCGCGCTGGAGCAGTCGGTGCGTTGA
- a CDS encoding TonB-dependent receptor: MKTSHASRELFRVQPVAAGCLMTLALMAGAAHAQQAQTEADRAAAEKAAADRQLETVTVTGIRRGIEAAISVKKNSDSIVEAVSAEDIGKLPDVSIAESIARLPGLSAQRVAGRAQVISVRGLSPDFATSLLNGRELVSTGDNRSVEFDQYPSELLSGVVVYKTPDAGLVGQGLSGTIDMQTVRPLNFSNRVVTLNARGQRNSLGKAADASAFGNRLSASYIDQFADRTIGVSLGYAHQETPTQEEQVGLYEPWDTSARTGLAAGTYNSGGIKALRRTGKTERDALMGTIEFRPTKNWTSVVDGFWTKAKAEDTANQFEMSMTWNGNNAPLDWSGVTTNSANTQTGGTLLNAYPLVRGMYNKRDDKIVATGWNNKLKLAGGLTLTADVNYSRATRNEINLENNTQLLAVPGAIPLDNVKLAFKSGDFSQIVPGLNYSDPTKLYLQNTIYGSGYGKTPSVKDELTGFKLVGNMPAPALVNGWFSDIDVGLNYADRSKKKRQPEGAINVGAQGNTAIGSEFQYSPVDLSFAGLGMIPAWNVPGAVGRYMTFNPTDTESYLISKAWDVKEKVATLFFKGNIDSSAFGIPMRGNVGLQVIHTDQSSQSNYFDGTAPAGQQVKPLNGGKKYTDYLPALNLAWSLTDDQTLRFAVAKQMARAKVDQLRSALDFGVDSNTGKPGASGGNPELDPWRANAVDLSWEKYFGSKAYVSVAGYYKDLRSYIYTQGNDRYDFSRFVAGYTPQPGQPAAQPIGTYTAPYNGQGGKLRGLELTASLPFNLISQSLNGFGIVASASFNSSNIQIKDPESASSVGSGNISLPGLSKHVYNLTAYYEANGFEARISQRKRSDFIGEIGNFNGARTLRYVVGESIVDAQIGYNFTEGPLKGLGLLAQVNNLTDEAYRTYAATKDRPLEYIKWGRTYLIGATYKF, encoded by the coding sequence ATGAAGACATCGCACGCCTCGCGCGAGTTGTTCCGGGTGCAGCCCGTCGCTGCCGGTTGCCTGATGACGCTGGCCCTCATGGCCGGCGCCGCGCACGCGCAACAGGCTCAGACCGAAGCCGACAGGGCCGCCGCCGAGAAAGCCGCCGCCGACCGCCAGCTGGAAACCGTGACCGTCACCGGCATCCGCCGCGGCATCGAGGCCGCGATTTCGGTGAAGAAAAACTCCGACTCCATCGTCGAGGCCGTCTCGGCCGAAGACATCGGCAAGCTGCCCGACGTGTCGATCGCCGAATCGATCGCGCGCCTGCCCGGTCTGTCCGCCCAGCGCGTGGCCGGCCGCGCGCAGGTGATCTCGGTCCGCGGTCTGTCGCCGGACTTCGCGACCTCGCTGCTCAACGGCCGCGAGCTGGTCTCCACCGGCGACAACCGCAGCGTCGAGTTCGACCAGTACCCGTCCGAGCTGCTCAGCGGCGTGGTCGTCTACAAGACGCCGGACGCCGGCCTGGTCGGCCAGGGCCTGTCGGGCACGATCGACATGCAGACGGTCCGTCCGCTCAACTTCAGCAACCGCGTGGTGACGCTGAACGCGCGCGGCCAGCGCAACTCGCTGGGCAAGGCGGCGGACGCCAGCGCCTTCGGCAACCGCCTGAGCGCCAGCTACATCGACCAATTCGCCGACCGCACCATCGGCGTGTCGCTGGGCTACGCGCACCAGGAAACGCCGACGCAGGAAGAGCAGGTCGGCCTGTACGAACCCTGGGACACCTCGGCCCGCACCGGCCTGGCCGCGGGCACCTACAACTCGGGCGGCATCAAGGCGCTGCGCCGCACCGGCAAGACCGAACGCGACGCGCTGATGGGCACGATCGAGTTCCGCCCGACCAAGAACTGGACCAGCGTCGTCGACGGCTTCTGGACCAAGGCCAAGGCGGAAGACACGGCCAACCAGTTCGAGATGAGCATGACCTGGAACGGCAACAACGCGCCGCTCGACTGGTCCGGCGTCACGACCAACAGCGCCAACACGCAGACCGGCGGCACGCTGCTGAACGCGTACCCGCTGGTCCGCGGCATGTACAACAAGCGCGACGACAAGATCGTCGCCACCGGCTGGAACAACAAGCTGAAGTTGGCCGGCGGCCTGACGCTGACGGCCGACGTCAACTACTCGCGCGCCACGCGCAACGAGATCAACCTCGAGAACAACACGCAGCTGCTGGCGGTGCCGGGCGCGATCCCGCTGGACAACGTCAAGCTGGCGTTCAAGTCGGGCGACTTCTCGCAGATCGTGCCGGGCCTGAATTATTCGGACCCGACCAAGCTGTACCTGCAGAACACCATCTACGGCTCGGGCTACGGCAAGACGCCCAGCGTCAAGGACGAGCTGACCGGCTTCAAGCTGGTGGGCAACATGCCCGCGCCCGCGCTGGTGAACGGCTGGTTCTCGGACATCGACGTCGGCCTGAACTACGCGGACCGGTCCAAGAAGAAGCGCCAGCCCGAAGGCGCGATCAACGTCGGCGCGCAGGGCAACACGGCGATCGGATCGGAGTTCCAGTACAGCCCGGTGGACCTGAGCTTCGCGGGCCTGGGCATGATCCCGGCGTGGAACGTGCCGGGCGCCGTCGGCCGCTACATGACCTTCAACCCGACGGACACGGAGAGCTACCTGATCTCCAAGGCCTGGGACGTGAAGGAAAAGGTCGCGACGCTGTTCTTCAAGGGCAACATCGACTCGTCGGCCTTCGGCATCCCGATGCGCGGCAACGTCGGTCTGCAGGTGATCCACACGGACCAGTCGTCGCAGTCGAACTACTTCGACGGCACGGCCCCGGCGGGCCAGCAGGTCAAGCCGCTCAACGGCGGCAAGAAGTACACCGACTACCTGCCGGCGCTGAACCTGGCCTGGTCGCTGACGGATGACCAGACGCTGCGCTTCGCGGTCGCCAAGCAGATGGCCCGCGCGAAGGTGGACCAGCTGCGATCGGCGCTGGACTTCGGCGTCGACTCCAACACCGGCAAGCCGGGCGCGAGCGGCGGCAATCCGGAACTCGATCCGTGGCGCGCGAATGCCGTCGACCTGTCCTGGGAGAAGTACTTCGGCTCCAAGGCCTATGTGTCGGTGGCGGGCTACTACAAGGACCTGCGCAGCTACATCTACACGCAGGGCAACGACCGCTACGACTTCTCGCGCTTCGTCGCCGGCTACACGCCGCAGCCGGGCCAGCCCGCCGCGCAACCGATCGGCACCTACACCGCGCCGTACAACGGCCAGGGCGGCAAGCTGCGCGGCCTGGAGTTGACCGCCTCGCTGCCGTTCAACCTGATCAGCCAATCGCTGAACGGCTTCGGCATCGTCGCGAGCGCCAGCTTCAACAGCAGCAACATCCAGATCAAGGATCCGGAAAGCGCGAGCAGCGTGGGCTCGGGCAACATCTCGCTGCCGGGCCTGTCCAAGCATGTGTACAACCTGACCGCGTACTACGAGGCCAACGGCTTCGAGGCCCGCATCAGCCAGCGCAAGCGCTCGGACTTCATCGGCGAGATCGGCAACTTCAACGGCGCGCGCACGCTGCGCTACGTGGTCGGCGAGAGCATCGTCGACGCGCAGATCGGCTACAACTTCACCGAAGGTCCGCTGAAGGGACTGGGTCTGCTGGCGCAGGTCAACAACCTGACCGACGAGGCCTACCGCACCTATGCGGCCACGAAGGACCGCCCGCTGGAATACATCAAGTGGGGCCGGACCTACCTGATCGGCGCAACGTACAAGTTCTGA
- a CDS encoding tetratricopeptide repeat protein — MRQESTAITRTRLTFRATAGLLTLALSTSWTPAAQAQSLADLRQQFEAPSKAKDWRAAEAVARRMVAQSQSDASDWRQLARVLAAQGKNVEAAEARQELVKRPGATSNDYNNLCWSLLERNQPLDARPLCQTAVDLDPTHANALVNMGHSFLLASDPTQATVWYRRTLTHLQKEEDLREGPLYDLDLFIRKGWAVADARAARQWFEQTWPSVQASRQPRSTAKE; from the coding sequence ATGCGCCAGGAATCCACCGCGATCACGCGGACACGACTCACGTTTCGCGCGACCGCCGGCCTGTTGACGCTGGCGCTGAGCACTTCATGGACTCCCGCGGCGCAGGCCCAGTCGCTGGCCGACCTGCGACAGCAATTCGAGGCGCCGTCCAAGGCCAAGGACTGGAGGGCGGCCGAGGCCGTGGCGCGGCGGATGGTGGCGCAATCGCAGAGCGACGCCTCCGACTGGCGGCAGCTCGCCCGCGTACTCGCGGCACAGGGCAAGAACGTCGAGGCTGCCGAGGCCAGGCAGGAACTCGTCAAACGCCCCGGCGCCACGAGCAACGACTACAACAACCTCTGCTGGTCCCTGCTGGAACGCAATCAGCCGCTGGATGCCCGTCCGTTGTGCCAGACGGCGGTGGACCTGGACCCCACCCATGCCAATGCGCTCGTGAACATGGGGCACAGCTTCCTGCTGGCATCGGACCCGACGCAGGCCACCGTCTGGTATCGCAGGACGCTGACCCACCTCCAGAAGGAGGAGGACCTCCGGGAAGGACCCTTGTACGACCTCGACCTGTTCATCAGGAAAGGCTGGGCCGTTGCCGATGCACGGGCCGCCAGGCAGTGGTTCGAGCAGACCTGGCCTTCGGTGCAGGCCTCGCGTCAGCCGCGGAGCACAGCCAAGGAATGA
- a CDS encoding outer membrane beta-barrel protein produces the protein MNRTPLLLAALFFALSAQAQSARTGDGNVYGLVAIGQGHLNGACGGVPRCDANAVGGKVTIGYAFSNGFAIEGGFATFGKYSGGDATGSLDGKTRALTLGGAYTAALTPSIGLTGRVGLARVRSEAVANIGAIRTKYTGTSTQPIVGVGLNYAVTDTVRLEAGVDVTRAKLLGERSNVRLVSIGARMDF, from the coding sequence ATGAATCGAACTCCCCTCCTGCTCGCGGCCTTGTTCTTCGCCCTGTCCGCCCAGGCGCAATCAGCCAGGACCGGTGACGGCAATGTCTATGGCCTCGTGGCGATTGGCCAGGGGCACCTCAACGGCGCCTGCGGCGGCGTGCCGCGCTGCGACGCCAACGCGGTCGGCGGCAAGGTGACGATCGGGTATGCGTTCTCCAACGGCTTCGCCATTGAAGGCGGCTTCGCCACCTTCGGAAAGTACAGCGGCGGCGATGCGACCGGCAGCCTCGACGGCAAGACGAGGGCGCTCACCCTGGGCGGCGCGTACACCGCGGCGCTGACCCCGAGCATCGGCCTGACCGGACGCGTGGGTCTCGCGCGCGTCCGCAGCGAGGCGGTGGCCAACATCGGCGCTATCAGGACCAAGTACACCGGCACCAGCACGCAACCTATCGTGGGCGTGGGACTGAATTACGCCGTGACCGACACCGTCCGTCTGGAAGCGGGCGTGGACGTGACCCGTGCCAAATTGCTGGGCGAGCGATCCAATGTACGCTTGGTCTCGATCGGCGCCCGCATGGACTTCTGA
- a CDS encoding glycoside hydrolase family 13 protein, which yields MTPLLRIPRRLPRRLSCMSLLMPLLALAQAPVPAPVPSAAEAPASSASAAALPALTPIAASLRYDSRLAEFKKPFGALPAKSWIDFQLTALPGVEKLELVVERRRVEGNEDLIAYAEEARVPLHKAGAGAGAAAGRDVWKARHRFGAPGVYGYYFVATIAGARYVVQNNADTIYWTKEKGSMGAATVAPMPDSPDAKGPVPPFAIRRYRQTIHASDFAVPDFARDLVYYYVFPERFRNGDKTNDPQVGKAKYQDHGIERHPRWLDRPYKPGSGDGSDAVYNNDFFGGDLAGIIDKLDDLRDLGANALYLTPVFQAASNHKYDTGDYKRIDPAFGSNADFERLTSEAGKRGLRVIPDTSLNHVGADSPYFNRFGNFPVGGAFDKGKPNPASPYASWFKFDLTKTTPDDQYAAWIGIKDLPELDKSSRAFRDYAFGRDGVMQFWLDRGAAGWRMDVAPWVPDDFWRAWRIAVKRHQPGALTIAETWFDASKFFLGDTFDATMNYIFRNTVLDYAAGGNAERLYQNLELLRESYPAPSLFASMTLLSSHDQPRALHHFGVRDDSPPEKIAEAKRRLLLAVFFQMSYPGAPTIYYGDEVGLGGGEDPYNRAPYPWADEGGQPDLALREQFKRLVAMRHAQPVLRHGTLSAPMWLDEHVIVLLRQDGQRTAIVAMNNAAEPMRVELTLPAALRGTPFIDAMTPGAPMKAGANGKLLVEIGPMSGRVLVGD from the coding sequence ATGACACCGCTCCTCCGCATTCCTCGCCGCTTGCCCCGCCGCCTGTCGTGCATGTCGCTGTTGATGCCGCTGCTCGCGCTCGCCCAGGCGCCGGTGCCGGCACCGGTGCCATCGGCGGCGGAAGCTCCGGCTTCCTCAGCCTCCGCGGCCGCCCTGCCCGCGCTGACGCCGATCGCCGCGAGCCTGCGCTACGACTCGCGCCTCGCGGAGTTCAAGAAGCCGTTCGGCGCCTTGCCCGCCAAGAGCTGGATCGACTTCCAGCTGACCGCCCTGCCCGGCGTGGAGAAGCTGGAACTCGTCGTCGAGCGTCGCCGCGTCGAAGGCAATGAAGACCTGATCGCCTACGCCGAGGAGGCCCGCGTGCCGCTTCACAAGGCCGGCGCGGGAGCCGGCGCCGCTGCCGGTCGCGACGTGTGGAAGGCGCGCCACCGCTTCGGCGCGCCGGGCGTCTACGGCTACTACTTCGTCGCCACCATCGCCGGCGCGCGCTACGTCGTGCAGAACAACGCGGACACCATCTACTGGACCAAGGAGAAGGGGTCGATGGGCGCGGCCACCGTGGCTCCGATGCCCGACAGCCCCGATGCCAAGGGGCCGGTGCCGCCCTTCGCGATCCGTCGCTACCGGCAGACGATCCATGCCTCCGACTTCGCCGTGCCGGACTTCGCCCGCGACCTCGTCTACTACTACGTCTTCCCCGAGCGTTTCCGCAACGGCGACAAGACCAACGATCCGCAGGTCGGGAAGGCGAAGTACCAGGACCACGGCATCGAGCGCCATCCGCGCTGGCTGGACCGGCCGTACAAGCCCGGCAGCGGCGACGGCTCGGACGCGGTCTACAACAACGACTTCTTCGGCGGCGACCTCGCCGGGATCATCGACAAGCTCGACGATCTGCGCGACCTCGGCGCCAACGCGCTCTACCTCACGCCCGTCTTCCAGGCCGCCAGCAACCACAAGTACGACACCGGCGACTACAAGCGCATCGATCCGGCCTTCGGCAGCAACGCGGACTTCGAGCGCCTCACCAGCGAGGCCGGCAAGCGCGGCCTGCGCGTGATCCCGGACACCTCGCTGAACCACGTCGGCGCGGACTCGCCCTACTTCAACCGCTTCGGCAATTTCCCGGTCGGCGGCGCCTTCGACAAAGGCAAACCCAACCCCGCCTCGCCCTACGCGAGCTGGTTCAAGTTCGACCTGACGAAGACGACACCCGACGACCAGTACGCCGCCTGGATCGGCATCAAGGACCTGCCCGAGCTCGACAAGTCCAGCCGCGCGTTCCGCGACTACGCCTTCGGCCGGGACGGCGTGATGCAGTTCTGGTTGGACCGCGGCGCGGCGGGCTGGCGCATGGACGTGGCGCCGTGGGTGCCGGACGACTTCTGGCGCGCCTGGCGCATCGCCGTGAAGCGCCACCAGCCCGGCGCGCTGACGATCGCGGAGACCTGGTTCGACGCGAGCAAGTTCTTCCTCGGCGACACCTTCGACGCGACGATGAACTACATCTTCCGCAACACGGTGCTGGACTACGCCGCCGGTGGCAACGCGGAGCGCCTCTACCAGAACCTCGAGCTGCTGCGCGAGTCCTACCCGGCGCCGTCGCTGTTCGCGTCGATGACGCTGCTCTCGTCGCACGACCAGCCGCGCGCGCTGCATCACTTCGGCGTGCGCGACGACAGCCCGCCGGAGAAGATTGCCGAGGCCAAGCGCCGCCTGCTGCTCGCGGTGTTCTTCCAGATGAGCTACCCGGGCGCGCCGACGATCTACTACGGCGACGAGGTCGGCCTGGGCGGCGGCGAGGATCCGTACAACCGCGCGCCCTATCCGTGGGCCGATGAAGGCGGCCAGCCCGACCTCGCGCTGCGCGAACAGTTCAAGCGCCTGGTGGCGATGCGGCACGCGCAACCCGTGCTGCGGCACGGGACCTTGTCGGCGCCGATGTGGCTCGACGAGCACGTCATCGTGCTGCTGCGCCAGGACGGCCAGCGCACTGCGATCGTCGCGATGAACAACGCCGCCGAGCCGATGCGCGTCGAGCTCACGCTGCCGGCCGCGCTGCGCGGCACGCCGTTCATCGACGCCATGACGCCTGGCGCACCGATGAAAGCCGGGGCCAACGGGAAGCTGCTGGTCGAGATCGGACCGATGTCGGGACGCGTGCTGGTCGGGGATTGA
- the mltB gene encoding lytic murein transglycosylase B has protein sequence MTAFRRTRSYSPRRVFLSTLLQTAMSASPLMAALAATPVMAQSPASAGPHAAPHAASKAKSAKPAKPAKKPAKKPAVLPEYGDRADVMAFADAQAESLGYRREELRAVLALARPQPSVQRLILPGPPGQAKDWGAYRQRFVEPQRLQAGLAFWATHEAALARAEATYGVPAEVIASIIGVETFYGRIMGGFRVLDALATLSFDYPSPLPPGARDRSPFFREELRQFLILARENGLDPMAMKGSYAGAIGWGQFMPGSWRRYAIDFDGDGHVDLINSPVDAIGSVANFLKEHGWQRGMPTHYEVQVPNDTAARAQLLISDVLPQLDARQFESVGAQLSPQGRTHAGPLALIELQMGGAAPVYVAGTQNFYTVTRYNQSSYYAMAVIEFANTLASWRKATGSTAPTGATQAPTPAPASAPASGAARGN, from the coding sequence ATGACCGCCTTCCGCCGTACCCGCAGTTACTCCCCCCGCCGCGTGTTCCTGAGCACGCTCCTGCAGACCGCGATGAGCGCCTCGCCGCTGATGGCCGCGCTGGCCGCGACGCCGGTGATGGCGCAGTCGCCGGCGTCGGCCGGACCTCATGCCGCACCGCACGCCGCATCGAAGGCCAAGTCCGCCAAGCCGGCGAAGCCGGCGAAGAAGCCCGCGAAGAAACCGGCCGTGCTCCCCGAATACGGCGATCGCGCCGACGTCATGGCCTTCGCCGATGCGCAGGCCGAATCGCTCGGCTACCGGCGCGAGGAGCTGCGCGCCGTGCTGGCGCTGGCGCGCCCGCAACCCTCGGTGCAGCGGCTGATCCTCCCGGGGCCGCCCGGGCAGGCGAAGGACTGGGGCGCGTACCGGCAGCGCTTCGTCGAGCCGCAGCGGCTGCAGGCGGGCCTCGCCTTCTGGGCGACGCACGAGGCGGCGCTCGCCCGCGCCGAGGCGACCTACGGCGTGCCGGCGGAGGTCATCGCCTCGATCATCGGCGTGGAGACCTTCTACGGCCGCATCATGGGCGGCTTCCGCGTGCTGGACGCGCTGGCGACGCTGAGTTTCGACTACCCCTCGCCGCTGCCGCCGGGTGCGCGTGACCGCAGCCCGTTCTTCCGCGAAGAGCTGCGCCAGTTCCTGATCCTGGCGCGCGAGAACGGCCTGGACCCGATGGCGATGAAGGGCTCGTACGCGGGCGCGATCGGCTGGGGCCAGTTCATGCCGGGAAGCTGGCGCCGCTACGCGATCGACTTCGACGGCGACGGCCACGTGGACCTGATCAACAGCCCGGTCGACGCGATCGGCTCGGTGGCCAACTTCCTGAAGGAGCACGGCTGGCAGCGCGGCATGCCCACGCACTACGAGGTGCAGGTGCCCAACGACACCGCGGCGCGGGCGCAGCTGCTGATCAGCGACGTGCTGCCGCAGCTGGACGCGCGGCAGTTCGAATCGGTCGGCGCGCAGCTCTCGCCGCAGGGCCGCACGCACGCCGGGCCGCTGGCGCTGATCGAGCTCCAGATGGGCGGCGCCGCGCCGGTGTACGTGGCCGGCACGCAGAACTTCTACACGGTGACGCGCTACAACCAGAGCAGCTATTACGCGATGGCGGTCATCGAGTTCGCCAACACCTTGGCGAGCTGGAGGAAGGCGACCGGGTCGACAGCGCCCACCGGCGCGACACAGGCACCGACTCCCGCACCGGCATCGGCACCCGCATCGGGCGCAGCTCGCGGGAACTGA
- a CDS encoding DUF3488 and transglutaminase-like domain-containing protein → MSASLPTAAPAGAIKHRSPLPREARDTLFLLAIIAATLVPHAGHLPWWCSLLTALMLGWRARLAWRSEALPGRWSLLAVLALVIGLTFATHKTILGREAGITMLAMLMALKTLELRARRDAFVVFFLGFFLVLTQFLYSQSPLIALWMIGCVWALLSALVLAQMPQGVPSLKLAARIAARNTLIGLPVMVALFLLFPRFPPLWGLPKDSGARTGLSDSMSFGAFADVAVDDTIAMRLRFDGAPPPQPQLYFRAQVLTRFDGKTWTTSRVTWAPGDDAPALEGPVFRYEVTMDPLRVSVIPLLEFSPGATGARLPVGRLIATRLPQGQWQVGLPVAEVLRFRHEAWPRAAPSTRLGRADRNESLSLPPGVNPRVRAYGASLNERFAALDEDALAQAVSRELLTQIRRDGFGYTLAPGAYGETTPDAIDEFWFDRKLGFCEHFASAYVVLMRAAGVPARVVTGFQGADPNLQDGDLIVRMSQAHAWAEFWTPSRGWQRADPTAAVSPERIEGRPLRPEPGLFTGALDQLRPGLLTDLRAAWEGLNARWQRTVLNFSTGDQMSLLKRLGFDNPDWTTLGQVAGALLTATAAIGAGVAAWQRRPHDPWSRQRLRVRRELDRLGLATRDDETPRRWAASLVERHGPRAEAVAASLLQLEAQRYRQDLVAATSQWQRLFAEQCAALRQVLTR, encoded by the coding sequence ATGAGCGCCTCCCTCCCCACCGCCGCGCCGGCCGGCGCGATCAAGCACCGCAGTCCGCTGCCGCGCGAAGCGCGCGACACGCTGTTCCTGCTCGCGATCATCGCGGCCACGCTCGTCCCGCATGCGGGCCATCTGCCCTGGTGGTGCAGCCTGCTCACCGCCCTCATGCTCGGATGGCGCGCGCGCCTGGCGTGGCGCAGCGAGGCGCTCCCCGGACGCTGGAGCCTGCTGGCCGTGCTCGCGCTCGTCATCGGGCTGACCTTCGCGACACACAAGACCATCCTCGGCCGCGAGGCCGGCATCACGATGCTCGCGATGCTGATGGCCTTGAAGACGCTCGAGCTGCGCGCCCGGCGCGACGCCTTCGTCGTGTTCTTCCTCGGCTTCTTCCTGGTGCTGACGCAGTTCCTGTATTCGCAGTCGCCGCTGATCGCGCTCTGGATGATCGGCTGCGTCTGGGCGCTGCTGTCGGCGCTGGTGCTGGCGCAGATGCCGCAGGGCGTCCCCAGCCTGAAACTCGCCGCCCGCATCGCGGCGCGCAACACGCTGATCGGGCTGCCGGTGATGGTGGCGCTGTTCCTGCTCTTCCCACGGTTCCCGCCGCTGTGGGGACTGCCCAAGGACTCGGGCGCGCGCACCGGGCTGTCGGACTCTATGAGCTTCGGCGCGTTCGCGGATGTCGCGGTCGACGACACCATCGCGATGCGTCTGCGCTTCGACGGCGCGCCGCCGCCCCAGCCGCAGCTGTACTTCCGCGCGCAGGTGCTGACCCGCTTCGACGGCAAGACCTGGACCACCTCGCGCGTGACCTGGGCGCCCGGCGACGACGCCCCCGCGCTCGAAGGGCCCGTGTTCCGCTACGAGGTCACCATGGATCCGCTGCGGGTCAGCGTGATCCCGCTGCTGGAATTCAGTCCCGGCGCCACCGGGGCACGGCTGCCGGTCGGGCGCCTGATCGCGACCCGCTTGCCGCAAGGCCAGTGGCAGGTCGGGCTGCCGGTCGCCGAGGTCCTGCGCTTCCGGCACGAGGCCTGGCCGCGCGCGGCACCGAGCACACGGCTGGGACGCGCCGACCGCAATGAATCCCTGAGTCTCCCGCCGGGCGTCAATCCGCGTGTCCGCGCCTACGGCGCGTCGCTGAACGAGCGCTTCGCCGCGCTGGACGAGGACGCGCTCGCCCAGGCGGTGAGCCGGGAACTGCTGACGCAGATCCGTCGCGACGGCTTCGGCTACACCTTGGCGCCGGGCGCTTATGGCGAGACGACACCGGATGCGATCGACGAGTTCTGGTTCGACCGCAAGCTCGGCTTCTGCGAGCACTTCGCGTCCGCCTACGTCGTGCTGATGCGCGCGGCGGGCGTGCCGGCCCGCGTGGTCACCGGCTTCCAGGGCGCCGATCCGAACCTGCAGGACGGCGACCTGATCGTGCGCATGAGCCAGGCGCACGCGTGGGCCGAGTTCTGGACGCCCTCGCGCGGCTGGCAACGCGCCGACCCGACCGCAGCGGTCTCTCCGGAACGCATCGAGGGCCGGCCACTGCGGCCCGAACCCGGCCTGTTCACCGGCGCGCTCGACCAGCTCCGTCCCGGCCTGCTGACGGACCTGCGCGCCGCGTGGGAAGGCCTCAACGCCCGCTGGCAGCGGACGGTGCTGAACTTTTCGACCGGCGACCAGATGAGCCTGCTCAAGCGGCTGGGCTTCGACAACCCGGACTGGACCACGCTGGGACAGGTCGCCGGCGCCCTGTTGACGGCGACGGCCGCGATCGGCGCCGGCGTGGCCGCCTGGCAGCGCAGACCCCACGATCCGTGGTCGCGCCAGCGCCTGCGGGTGCGACGCGAGCTCGATCGGCTCGGCCTGGCGACCCGCGACGACGAGACGCCGCGCCGCTGGGCGGCTTCGCTCGTCGAACGCCACGGCCCGCGGGCCGAGGCCGTCGCGGCCTCGCTGTTGCAACTGGAAGCGCAGCGCTATCGCCAGGACCTCGTCGCCGCCACGTCACAATGGCAGCGTCTGTTCGCGGAGCAATGCGCCGCGCTCCGGCAAGTCCTGACCCGCTGA